Part of the Sander lucioperca isolate FBNREF2018 chromosome 1, SLUC_FBN_1.2, whole genome shotgun sequence genome is shown below.
tggaaataaaatagGGTAAAGTAAAGAGTGTAAAGCAAACATGGCTGCTGCAGTGTAGCATGTCCATATATGTACTCATTCTTCAAATAATCTAATGTTAGCTGGTAACATTAGATCTGAGATCCCAGCCCACCTTCAGCTCATAAGAGTGATTGGCTTGATGGAGCAGTTAATGAATGCTGCTGTGGTGGTTGCTAAGTGTGTGCCAGGACAACAGATGGCTCTAGGTTGTATGGACAGGTGTGGCAGACAGTTCATTAAAAAGCATTCGTTCCTCTGTTTGCAGAAAGACAATACCAttgtgtttgaaatgttttagCTTCCTTACCACTCATCGTGTGCACTTGGCACTACTGTTTGTTGaggctggtgatattctatactGTATAGACCTGTTTTCTTAAATCCATTAAACACATAGTTGAGCTCAACTGAGCACAACCACTGTAGTACATTTTGTGTCAATCCTACATACACCGTTCTACTGCCAGAAATGCGCACTACAGCACTAAATCTGCAGCTGTAAATGGTCCCCATCAAATGCACAATTTACTCCAGTTTGACTTACGTTTGCTACAAACTACAGTGACCAATTGTTGCAAGAAATGACTGAgcctttttgaaaatgaaatttatttatttgtgtcgTGTTGTTTTAAAGATTTGCATTCTCAGTAAGACCCCAGTGGGCTCGTGGCTGTGTGCAAAAGACTTCACTGCTGGGTTTTTTCTTTCATTGGCTTGTTGACGgtaacaaaaacatagaaaatagaaaaatcGAGTAGGGATAAGGCTGGTGATGCAGCCTTATTTTTCCTACCTTTCAGACAAGCATCGGTTTCAATTCCTGTCAGCACAGGGTCAAATTccccaaataaaaatgtacagggAACGGAGAAGAATGTGGGCCTGTTGAAGCACGCTTCAGCCTTCAAAAACAACGTATCACCGTCGTCGTCATCAAAGTGAAAATCACAATAAACCACCCTTTCTGATATGTCATCAAAGCATTTGAAAACGGATTGGTTTTAAAATAGTACACATAGGCCTAACGGACGAATCAGTGAAGGCAACTTAAGGTGTCCTTAAGATAAGTGACTTATAAGACATGCTTGGGTCAGAAAGTGTGTCCTAGTTTTTGCTGTGGGTCGTACATCCTGTCATTCATCTGCCACTGAAGACTAGGGCGCCAACTaacgattgttttcattgtttattaatctgtcgattttttttttttattttctcgattaatggattagtcgTTTGGTCTATGGAGTCGAAATTGTCGATAATGACGTCCTCGGATGTctagttttgtccacaactcaaatatattcagtttactgtcacagaggagagaagacactagaacatgttcacatttaacaagctggaatcagaggaTTTAGaccttttcataaaaaaaagacaaacggattaatcgattatcaaaatatttggtgattaataggtgtgtgtgtgtgtgagagagagagagagagagtgtgagtaaTGTGCATTGGGTTAATTTGGGAAGAAGATAAAGGCAGCAGAGGAATCCGTGCTGTTAAGGTGGCTTTGAGTGCAATGACTGTGCACTTTCCGATTTGTATCCACTCGCTATGAAAACAAACATCTAATGTCTGGCTTTGTTTTCCATGCCCTGGGCGGGCTGTTTTCATGTCAGTGCACCCAGATGGGGCAGTAAATGCTCGTCAGAGTCAGTCAGTGTGCAGATCAAACGCACTTCACACCGCGGGCATTTCAACATGGTCCAGAAAAgcgaattaaaaaaatgagccCTTAACGCGATGATAGTCGGATATTGTACGCTGTTGTGACATAAGAGGTCACGTTTACCTAACCTGATTTACACTTCAAACCGTTCGTGGGATTGGATCTGGCTGCTCTCCAATCAGGACGGCTGGGTGATTCATCATCACACAAATGTAGATTCTCAGAGTTGTTACGGCTGCTACAAAATGCAAACTGATGCATGTGTGCTGTAAGGGAGGGCAAAGTGTCTTTTAAAGTATTGTGCACAgcaacagagacacaaaagtcTGACTTGTATTTAGCTCGTTGGTTACCACAACAGTTGTCATAGCATCCTGTCATCCACTGGTAGTTTTGCACTTCAAAGTATTGCTGGAACAAGTCAAAGTTAGCGCACCCATTGTATGACTTTGGTAACATTTAGTTCCATATTTTGGGATAGAATTGGGGACGCACAGAACTTTTTTCACTAATAATTGTCGGTCTTTTTGCAATGAATCTTTTGGTCTTTTAAGATGTCCGAAAATAGTTCAAAATGCCATAtgaaacagaaaataagcaaaATCCTTACATTTTAGTCGCTGGAAACGATGAATTTTTCCTTAAAGGATTTATCAATGATCAAAATTGTGGAAGAGTTTGGTTGATGAATAGATTGATTAACGGAACAATTGTAGTTGTATGAATGCAGCAATCTCATTCACATTCAGGGACATCAGTTTATATAACCCTTCTTCTTGCAGAGACTTCCAGTTGACCAAAGAAATGGTGATGGAGAAGCCAAGTGCCCAGCTGGTCGGGCGAGAGTTTGTCCGACAGTATTACACACTGCTGAACCAGGCCCCCGACTACCTGCACAGGTAAGACCGTCAcctgttcttcttcttccacgCGCCCATTGGTCAGTTTGTTGTACTTCTGCCACTTGAAGGCGAACATTTGGTTGCAGTATTCTGAATGGAAGTCTTGACATTTTACACTATATGAATATGCATGTATGAGCGCCCCCTCAGTTTTAAATTGTCATCCCTGTCACAAATTAACCTTTTGTCTTTGTGCTCAGGTTTTATGGGAAGAACTCGTCCTACGTGCACGGCGGCCTGGACAGCAACGGCAAACCAGTAGAGGCTGTTTATGGACAATCTGTAAGTAGGCTTCATCCAGCAGAAAACGGCTCTTCACAATGTTGTTTCCATAGAGCGGCACTGCACTCAACTCCCACGTTTTAACACTGAGTGTCTGTgtggggagggggagagggggagggagggagaactACAGAGCTGAAAGGTTTCCTAGAGCTGTTTATTTCCCCCAAAAAAGGACAGGTTAGATTTTAgggtttttttctgtctcttgttCTCTCTGCTTTTAGGAAGTTTTAAGAAATTGATAATGCATTTCTTGGACAGTTGAacactgtttattttctttacACAGCATTCCTTTTTAATTTCTGTTGCAGTTTCCTTCAAACGTAGAGTTTACTCCTTCTCATTCAGTCTGTCTTGGTCTGGTGCAACACCTGAATATGAATGTATTTTCCACCTTAAATAAGAAATGCTCCATGGAGTAAGAATGTGAACTCCAGCTGCAGCAAGCAGCAGCGAAACGCATGTATCTATGCAGAGAGGATGTGTCCTATCATTGAAAACATTATAAAACACAGCCTCAGCGGACAAAAGTAGTACGTTTTACTTGGAAATTAGTCAGAGCAGCTCGCCACAATGTCGGGGGAAACCCAGACACCCTCTAAAGTCTCATAAGTTGGGAGGATGTGGGACGAAAAACCACATAGGGGGGAGGCTGGTTGTGTAAATCTCATCACAGTAGCTTAAAATAAGTCATTTTATAGTGCACAAATACCTGCAAtgtcattattttaaggtaataTTACCCAGCGCTAATATACAGTCTGTTTTGAAAGCTGTGCAGAATACAATGAAGTCTGGACTGCTGCTGAGTTTTTAAGCAGTATCAACATGTCTTCTTGAAAAAAAAGCCAGAGCAGCGAGTTTTCTTAACAGGCAGGCATTATTTAGATTTCTCTGAATAAGGCAAACATTTCTGCagcacttttaaaaacacacattttacaatAAAAGCATTTAGCACAAAATATCAAACGGGTAGGATAGTAAGAAACAAGGCAACAAAATAGAATTTGGGGGGGGAGCAAAAGCATTTCAGAAAAGGAGAGGGAATAAACTTTGTCTACTGATTTGAATAACCATTCCAGTGAGAATGAAAGCGTTGGGTCTTCTGTCCTGGTTGAGAATGTTTGTATTCTTTCTGCAGGAGATCCATAAGAGGGTGATGGCTCTGAGTTTCCGTGACTGTCACACCAAGATCAGGCACGTGGACGCCCACGCCACCCTGAACGAGGGCGTGGTGGTGCAGGTGATGGGCGAGCTGTCCAACAACATGCAGCCCATGAGGAAGTTCATGCAGACCTTTGTGCTGGCGCCTGAGGTCTGTCGCTCACTTCTGTCAAACCGTAGAATCAGATTTTGCGTGCATGTGTGAAGCTTAGTCAAGAACGTTTGGTGTGTTCTACAGCGTATAACGggtttgttcctttttttttctctaggGTACCGTCGCAAACAAATTCTACGTTCACAACGACGTGTTTCGTTACCAAGACGAGGTGTTCGGCGACTCTGATTCTGAGCCCCCAGAAGGTGAGATAACGTCaaccttattattattattattattattattattattattgttatttaaagTGTTAATGCTTTAGCTGGTGATAAATTAAGTTGCAGAGACGAGTTTCTCATTCATTCTTTAGATTGCACGTGTATCAGCGCTGTATCATCATTTAGTACTTTGATAATTTTTCTTTGAGCTGCCGTGTCTTTATTTATGACGAGTTGAAGAACCTCAATGTGTGATGTCTGGGAATATTAGGTTAAATGTACACAAAGCGTCAGTCTCCCTGAAAATGTCTTGATTCAGAAAATCGGCACCAGAAAAATCCACAACAGGGACTATTTTTATTCCATTAAGAGCAGCAGTGTGTTGTCCTGAAcacgttttttgtttgttttcagagTCTGAGGATGAGGTGGAGGAGATCGAGGAGAGGGTTCCCTCCCCTGACATCGCTCAGGAGGAGTCTGCTCCCTTCTACGACCCGACACCCTGGTACAACTCATGGGCTTACCTACCgatgctttaaagtgctcatattatgctttttggctttttcccttttttctttattgtgttacatatatttttttgtgcacgtttataggtttacaaagtgaaaaagcgcaaagtccaccccaaagggacttaacatctccaacagaaaacactgttcacaaactgctccaaacagctctattgtagtccagcctttacttcagagacaaacgtggtcactttggaacacacgttataatgctcacctagctgctagcatggcacgccctcatactctgctcctgactggctagtagtccttacctagctactgcgcatgtgcgactcccaacaaagatggaacagaagtgagatgtctcactctgtagctaaaacagagagctcaacacacagggtgaaaagaggagctgcagcaatgtgcagtacaacaaaaatatggtgttttttgaaaattaaaccacgtaaacctattctgatataacctctaaatacaattatgaacctaaaaaaatgagcataatatgagcactttaactgcCTTatatggttttatttatttccattgtCGAACTGGCAAAAAAATGCACTCTGATACATGTAAATGCTTCAAGCTCTTCAAAATGTAGACTGTTTGCCACGTTCAAAGCGCATTCACAACACGTGTCCAGTGTTCAACAGCACAAGCAGCCGTTTTGTGCGTAACCGTCCCGTGCTCGTCCCCTGTAGTTCAGAGCCGACGGTTCCTGGCGACGAGGAGGAGGCGGCAGCCGAGAGtccagagccagagccagaggTGGAGAAGGAGGCCGAGCCCACGTGCGTGGAGCTGAAGCAGGAGACGATGCTGGAGACACAAACAGACGTCAACACATCCGAAGACCAGACGGACAAAGGCCCCGCCGCTGCCCCGCCCACCTCAGAACCTGCCGCCGTGCCCGCCGAACCCACCCCCGCCGCTCCAGAAGAAAACAGGGTAGGCCTGAGCATGATGCCTTTAGTGAGACATGTAGCAAAGAGAGAAGGTATTAATATAGTAGTATAATTAGGAAATGCTGCGACATATTGAGAGAGACTTTTAGAGAGTTATGGatggtttaaagaaaatatcagaaagttgcactttaaaatgtaactgtcactctttttttagtgctgcctttttataatcaatacaaagttcaatttgttcaatacgCAGAACTGAGCacactgtttatttatcgcaagtaatatcgttatcgagaTATTCAACACAGTATCGCACATCGCATACttccctcatatcgtgcagccctagtaagaATGGAGATGGAATAGATAttatcttttattgtccatcAGGCCCTAATtgttttcctgtgttttccGTCTTCCCACAGCCGTTCTCCTGGGCGTCCGTCACCAGTAAGAACCTCCCCCCCAGCGGGGCTGTCGCAGTCTCAGGAATCTCCCCACACGTCGTCAAACTTCCTCCCACAGCACCGGTAGGTTTGCTCACACCTGGTCGGTGTGGATAAGATAAATTTAAGAAGGGTAAATGTAGTGTTTAACTGCAACCTCATTTCAAAACTCCTAAGAACAAGTTTGGATTTCTATTcttaagttttgaagaaaacaaCTTTTCAAAGCAACCGTGGCTTTTAGTTTAGTCCTGTTGTTATTTTGCGGCAGTGAGTGTCTCATTTTGGAACATGCATCTCTCTCTGGTATCCCATGAAAAGACGAAAGCAGATGGATGTGTTGAGGGTGAACCGAGAAGCCACCGTAACATGTCCTCAGTCTACACTCTTGTGTTGAATTTCCCAAAAAGTACAGTTTGTCCTGGCAGCAGGACAGGATGCAAACATCCCCTGCTGGCTGTTACTCACTAGTCAAAAGTTATTTGTCTGAAGTTAAGTCCTAAATCCCAACAGCAGAAAacctgctttctttctttctttctttctccctttctccctcctcttcttacAAAAGTGTGTTGTTGACTCCTTCAGCCCAGAGCGGAGGTGAAGTCGGAGTCCCAGACACCAACACAGAGACCacagagagaccagagaccgAGGGAACAGAGGCCTGGAGGTCCTCCGCCGGTACACAGAGGGCCCAgaccaggtacacacacacacacacacacacagacacacacgtacagtacatacagtggTTAAATGACACGCGTTCTGGCAGTTTATCAAGCAGTAGGCGGCCAGTACGAACCAAACGGAATCAAAAGTGATGTGTGCTGCTGAATATGCCACTGGGAGCAAATGTGGCTGCAGGTCCACAAAGTAAAGTGCAATGCAATATGTGGCCTGAACTCAATTATAACGTTGTTGACCAGTTGCAGGGAACACAAAATGTCTGCCCGGAGCACACTGGAGGCAATCCAAGGCCAAATGCTGCGCTGCTTTTTGTTTGGTGCTTGCTACCAGCTTTACTATGAAGTGTTATAAAATTTACACTCGCTTAAACACCTGCATTTCTTTTAAACTGACTAAAAACTGGAAGCCCCTTCACCTACTGGCTCACACATCCAGCTTTTAGACATGTcctgaaagattttttttttttttaatcacttgtAGCTGTTTCTAAGTGTTACGTGAACAGTGAATACACTCATTAGTAGATGACGTCCTCACAGAATATGTCCCTCTGTTGAATCGTTTCAGTTCGGGAGGGTGAGCAGGGCGAGACGGAGGGGCGCAGGGTGGTCAGGTACCCCGACGCCCAGCAGCTCTTTGTAGGAAACGTCCCTCACGACGTGGACAAGACGGAACTCAAGGAGTTCTTTGAACGTAAGTTGGTTTTGATGTTGCTGGTTAAGAAGCAAGAGCTTCTAAAATTTCTTATTGTCCTTCTGTTTATAAAAGTGttctcaatttaaaaaaaataaaaataaaaaaaataaaatctgacaATTATTCAAAACCTGTGGAtttatcagattttaaaaagtatcCCTAGGTGTATTACACAGTGCGCAGTAGAATGCTGGCTACTtgtgtagtaaaaaaaaaatgtgtcttcccccccccccccccagagtaTGGTACAGTCCTGGAGCTGAGGATCAACAGTGGAGGGAAGCTaccaaactttggttttgtGGTGTTTGACGACTCTGAACCCGTACAGAAGATTCTCAACAACAGGGTGagactagtctggctatcagcagaccaagctcaatcttttaagattgaacattagtcagGGGAGTCTGCTCCTTTTTTCTACTgaacaagaggcgtgatcaacgggcgtagttcaaatgactctgtacgcaattgggtagtccttcaaccaatcagaccgaCGATCCGGGTGATGTACTTTGCAGagcagcatcaacgggttgctgcgcttcggtggccgtcgtgttgaatgtaaacaagtagctgcttggtcgcttctctatcgtcattgtgttaaacccgccaatagcgcgccaggtggataagccagtttgtgattggtccccgcagatttgtaactgaagcaggatagataaatgtacaggtctccagcctgagctgcagagaGAAATCAGATCActggcagatcgggctgggtttacccagtctatgGTGAGACAACTCTTCAGGCGAATTacgtttagtttttttcattttttttatcgttcTCGGATACTGCACCATTTATTTGCTTAGAAACCAGTTTATACATTTGAAATACCGTGAGCTACTTGCTGTTCAGTCTTGTTGGTAATAATTGTTCCCATTGTGTTCCTCTGTTAGTATTTCATGGGATTTACATACGCAGTTAAAACCTGACACTGAAGGCCTTGAGCTTTGAGTTTTTAACGTTGGCGTTGGGACTGTTATGAGGTTTAATAGAAAAAAGGGAAACTTTTTATCACATTGATTTATAACACCCTTTTTGTTTCCCCGTCTCCCCAGCCCATTAAGTTCCGCGGCGACGTCCGCCTGAACGTGGAGGAGAAGAAGACCCGGTCGGCCCGCGAGGGCGACAGGCGGGACGTGAGGCTCCGCGGCCCCGGCGGTCCTGGCGGCCCCCGAGAGCGAATAGGAGGCGGCGGCGGAGGACCCCGAGGCCCCCCCACCCGCGGAGGCATGGCACAGAAACCCAGCTTTGGCTCCGGGCGGGGCGCAGGCCCCAGCGAGGGGCGCTACCCTGCCCAGCGCCAGTGaggcccccccacccccacggGCTCCAAACCTGAGTTAGATTACGATTTGGATTCAACTGAGTGGTCATCGATCTACTACTGCATCAGGAACCAATTGGACAAACCTTTTAAATATAACAAAAGAAACTCCCTTCTTTACATTGCAACTAGGAGCAAAAATTAGTAGGAATTAGTCAAATAACTCAGTTTGGgttgcgacacacacacacaccctgattTCTGACTTGCTTCCTCCTCATTCTTTCTCCTAAATGTGAGCGAGTACGTATTTCGATTGGATTTCTGTTGGTAATTGACGCAGGTTTGGTCGCGAGCTTTCACCGTCAAATCCCGCCAGCTCCTGCTGAATTCAACGGTCTCGACATCTGTCTCTCATAAAGATAGCTgcctcctccttccctccctaacctgatttttatttttttttcttctttctcacCTGTTGCTTTTGTGTTCCTCTAAGGAATCCAGAATCTCCCCTTTTTTTCTTGTACCCACCTCTTCCTCCTATCCTCCTCTTTGTCTCCTCCTCCACCAACACATGTATTATCTGGACTTTTgtcaatttaatttttttgtttttcacgcTGAACTTGAATTTATTTACAAACAAATCGAAACACGCAAacacatgagaaaaaaaagggtaaatACTACTTGAATTGGGGATTAAAAAACCCAGAGGTTAGGTTTTTTTTTCGCGTTCTCTCTCCCTGTTTCTTAAAGGAACGTGTACTTTACTGCTTGGGCAATCCTGTGTATTGCTGCCACCGTTGTATCTAGCGATGGATCTGTCTTATCTTTTTATTCTATCAGGTCAAGAGCTGAACTGTAGTGGTTTTA
Proteins encoded:
- the g3bp1 gene encoding ras GTPase-activating protein-binding protein 1, which codes for MVMEKPSAQLVGREFVRQYYTLLNQAPDYLHRFYGKNSSYVHGGLDSNGKPVEAVYGQSEIHKRVMALSFRDCHTKIRHVDAHATLNEGVVVQVMGELSNNMQPMRKFMQTFVLAPEGTVANKFYVHNDVFRYQDEVFGDSDSEPPEESEDEVEEIEERVPSPDIAQEESAPFYDPTPCSEPTVPGDEEEAAAESPEPEPEVEKEAEPTCVELKQETMLETQTDVNTSEDQTDKGPAAAPPTSEPAAVPAEPTPAAPEENRPFSWASVTSKNLPPSGAVAVSGISPHVVKLPPTAPPRAEVKSESQTPTQRPQRDQRPREQRPGGPPPVHRGPRPVREGEQGETEGRRVVRYPDAQQLFVGNVPHDVDKTELKEFFEQYGTVLELRINSGGKLPNFGFVVFDDSEPVQKILNNRPIKFRGDVRLNVEEKKTRSAREGDRRDVRLRGPGGPGGPRERIGGGGGGPRGPPTRGGMAQKPSFGSGRGAGPSEGRYPAQRQ